In Dryobates pubescens isolate bDryPub1 chromosome 16, bDryPub1.pri, whole genome shotgun sequence, the sequence aggagggctggaggctgccctgggTCCAGCTGTCCCTGACGCACTAAACTCCACAGACAGTTTGCAAGCTGCATCAGAACTAGGGCCAGTGCCTGGGATAAACAGAGCATTCCCCCCGCGGCCTGGGTGACCCATCCACAGCGGCcttctgccctgcacagctcctgccccagaccactgctgccctgcccacagGGTACCTGCCCTGGCCCTCACCTTGGCCACCCCACCATGGCCTGGGGTTGGACCCCCACGAGGGGGGCTGGCATCCTGCCTCGAGGTGAAGCTGAGGGGACCAAAACATTTCGTGGCTGGTGACCGAGGTCTTCCTGGGCGCAAAAGGCCGCGGGGGTCGGACAAGCCTGGGgaccagggctctgctcctggcGGAAGGTGTCTGAAAGGACccaaggggctcctgggggTAGTCAGGGTGCCTTTGGGGGATGCGGCTAAGGCCAGGGCGATCCTGTCAGGGACGCGACCCAGGGCAGCCGGCTTCCCGGGAACACACGGGTGGGATTCCGTGCCCGCCGCTCCGGGGAGGTACCCTATAGCCCTCGATGCTTTCTGTCCCCGAGCGGCTGCCGTTCCTGCCTGCGACGGAGGCGCCGCCATCTTTGTAAGGGGCAGGCGGCGCCGCTCCCGGTTTCTCCGTCCCGGCCCGGGGGCCACCGACTCACCGCGGGGGGCTGCAGCGGGCGCCGTGGCGGCGTctggcggcagcggcagcagcgaCGCTGGATCGGGGATAGTGGCGAGTGGCTGCTCTCCGAGTCCGAGGTGCTTATGAGGACGACGTTGTCAGCCATCTTGGCGGCGGGCGGTGGCTCCGCCCCGCACGGGCCGGCAGCGGCAGCTCTCGGGCCGGGCCTGGGGCGGAAGCTGCGTCAGTAACGGCAGCCGGGAGGGGTGGTGGCAGCGGCCCCGGTCGCGGCGCGGCCCCGCCGCTATGGCGCTGTCCCCCTATGTGCAGGCCATGCAAGAGCTGTTCCGCGCCAACACCCGGAGCCGTGAGTTCCCGGCGCACGGCGCCAAGGTGCACTCGGTGGCCTGGAGCTGTTGCGGCCGCCGCCTCGCCTCCGGCTCCTTCGACAAGACCGCCAGCGTCTTCCTGCTCGAGAAGGACCGGCTGGTGAGCAAATGAGGCGGTTCGGTGCCAGGCACTGGGGAGCGGCTGGAAGCACGGCTCCGGCTGGTATTGGGACATCCCAGCAGCCCACGGGCCGGGACTGATGGTGCAGGCTGGTACCAGGGACTCCCGCGGGGCTGGATCCTCGGACCGGGGGCTCGAACCGAGAATGAGCCCCAGTGGGTACAAGGACTGGGAGTGGGGAGGCTGGGTCTGTACCGGGAGAAGAAGCGTCAATAAGGACCCCGCAGACTGGTGCTGGGGTCAGGGAGCCAAGACTGGAATTGGTGTCTCCATCCTGCCCGGCTTAGGTAGGGAACGTGATGAAATGGTGGTGGGGCTTTGGGCTGATCACCTGCCCCATCCGGTAACCGGCAATGGAGGCGGGTAGAGATTCATTCATCCTTCTCGTTAGTGGCTGCCGTAGAATCATAAAACGGTTtgtgttgaaagggaccttatatatatatgtatatatgtatacatacagaaagagtgattgcccattggaatgggctgcctggggaggtggtggagtcgccatcattggaggttttcaggagaagacttgatggggtgcttggtgccatgggttagttgtttaggtggtgttggattggttgatgggttggacgcgatgatcttgacggtctcttccaacctggtttattctatgtattctattctatgtattaaagGTCCAATCTCagtgccacgggcagggacacttctgcTAGACCAGATTGCCTAaaagcttcatccaacctggcctggaaggTTACCAGGAATGAGGCATGCATAATTTCtttggccaacctgttccagtgtttcatcatcCTTTCTAATAtttaatctaaatctatcctttttcagtttaaaactgtcaacttcttgtcctgtcactacattccctctagtgacaggacaaagctGGGGAGTCCTTCTCCACCCTTCCTGTAGACACCTTTTatgtactgaaaggccacaataagatttCCCTAGACTCTTCtttccttcaggctgaacaaccccagtgctctcagcttgtcctcataggagaggtgctccagccccctgatcagcTCTGTAGCTCTCTGCACCTGTTTGATCAGGTCTATGTCTTTCTTGCATTGTCCTCTCTCTCCAGGTGAAGGAGAACAACTACCGAGGCCATGGGGATAGTGTGgatcagctctgctggcaccccAGCAATCCTGACCTCTTTGTCACGGCATCTGGGGACAAAACCATCCGCATCTGGGACGTCCGTACCACCAAATGCATCGCCACTGTCAACACCAAAGGTGGGTCCTTTCCTTCCTTGGGTCTCAGCAGGACCTCAGCTGCATGGCACTTGTCTGCAGTGGCACAGTGCTTTAGGACTATGCAATTGGAGCATCTTTGCTGACCGCATGTGTCTTTGTGTTGCACTCGTCTGTAAGGAGCAGCAGTGAACACAGGGGCTGATTTACTGCAGTGTAAGGGCTACAGAAGCTACTGAAATACGATGCTGGTAGTGAAAGTGTCCTGTATtcagcacaagaagggcatGAACCTATTGAAgtgggtccaggggagggccacaaaaatgatcagatgTCTAGGatacctctgctgtgaagaaagactgagagagttgaggttgttcagcccagagaagaggaggctctggggagacattgtggcctttcagtacttaaaggactCTCTAAGAGAGATGGCCAtaatctttttagcagggcctgtggcaAGGACAAGagctgatggttttaaactaaaagaggggagatttagatacaaggaagacatttttcacaaTGAagttggtggaacactggcccaggttgcccagaaaggtggtggatgcaccttccctggaaacattcaaggtcaggttggaggagactttgagcaacctaacTGAATTTTATGTTCActgcaagagggttggactaaatggtGTCATCTGGCTTTAAtgttccttctaacccaaaccattttgtttctttgataCTTGTGTCTGGagtctctgggctgcaaggctgGAGATTAAGGTGAGGCATACCTATGGAGAGCCATGGTGGAAGTAAAAGTTTGTGTGGGTTCAGAAAGGCTTTGCCCTTAGAAATCTCCAATTTTgagttgtttgggctggaaatgACTTTGTAAGATGGCATAACTGCAACCTGCCTtgtagaatcagaattgtttcattggaaaagacctctgaggtcatggagtccaccTGTCAACCTAAtttcaccatggccattaaaccatgtcctgaagtgccctgTCTGCATggtttttgagcacctccaggcttggtgattccaccacctccctgagcagcctgttccagtccctgaccacgcTTTCCATAAGGAAATTTTTGCTAATAGCCAAtcaacaacacccccccccccccccccccccaattccatttgaggccatttcctcttgttctgtcatgtGATACtcaggagaagaggccaaccaccacctcactgcaatctcttttcaggtagttgtagagatcagtgaggtctcccctcagcctccacttctccaaactaaacaatcccagttccttcagccactcctcagcagacctgctctccagaccctttgccagcttcattgcccatGGACATGCTGCAGGACatcaatgtcctttttgtagtgagtggccccaaactgaacacagcagctgagctgtggcctcaccagtgctgagtaaagggTCATGATCACTCCCCtactcctgctagccacactgttcctgatacaggccaggatgctctttgtcttcttgaccacctgggcacactgctggctaaccttcagctggctgtcaaccagcaccctcaggtccttttctgtcaGGCAGTTTCtacccactctgccccaagcctgtagagttgcatggggttgttgtgacccatgtgcaggacctggcacctcAGGGTTAAACCTCATACAGCTGGCCTCTACCCATTGATCCAGTCTGTCCagttccctttgcagagcctttctgtcaGGGACAGATCAACACTCCTATCCAATGTGGTGtcttctgcaaacttactgagggtgcactcagtcccTGTTGGCTTCTGCTTTTTATAGGTCTGAAAAATTCACTGGGTTCAGAGGATCTTTGAGCTGACTTTGTTTAGTAGTTGTGGTGATCCCATCTCAGTTGAAATGGAAAGGGCAGCAATGTCATTGTGCTGGCTTGAATCTGATTCTGTTGAGTTTGATTTTCAATAGTTGTGCACCCTTGCTGGACAGTTGCTGTATGGGGTTTGTGTGTCAGACTGCAGACCTGTCTGTCTTTCCCATTTGGGAGTGATTTTGAGTTAGTGAAACAGAGTGTGCCCTAGGATCAGGAGTGAAAGCTGCCTGTCTGTCTAACTCCTTGGCTACTGTGTGTTGTTGGGTGGAAATGAGACCTGCCTTTCTGTCCCTCCAGGAGAGAATATCAACATCTGTTGGAGCCCTGATGGACAGACCATTGCAGTGGGGAACAAGGATGATGTAGTCACCTTCATTGATGCCAAGACTCATCGTTCCAAAGCTGAGGAACAGTTCAAGTTTGAGGTGAATGAGATCTCCTGGAACAACGATAACAACATGTTCTTCCTCACTAATGGGAATGGCTGCATTAACATTCTCAGGTAGGTGCCTCTGGTGGGCAGGgtagccaggctggctgcagcagacatCAGTCTGCAAACCCCTCTGCTGCTTTAGGGGAACCAGAGTCTCACACCCCAGTGATTCCCAGCCCTCTGGTGGGAATGAACTTGTCTGGAGCTGAGGTTaccccagttctgggctgggcTCCCTGAGAGTGACCCTGATGCTTTGCATCATTTGCTCAGCAGTTGAAGGTTTCCAGGAGTGTGGCCCTGCAGGAGTGTGGCCCTGCAGGAGTGTGGCCCTGCAGGAGTGTGGCCCTGCAGGAGTGTGGCCCTGCAGGAGTGTGGCCCTGCAGGAGTGTGGCCCTGCAGGAGTTTGGTTGCTTGTAGTCCCAGTCCCAACTGCTCTGCTTGTAGACAAGCCCTACACTTCTCTCACTGCTTCCTTCCCTGTCTGTTCATCTCCATAGCTACCCAGAGCTGAAACCCATCCAGTCCATCAATGCCCATCCTTCAAACTGCATCTGCATCAAGTTTGATCCCATGGGGAAGTACTTTGCCACAGGCAGTGCTGATGCACTAGTCAGCCTCTGGGACGTGGATGAACTGGTGTGTGTGAGGTGCTTCTCAAGGTAGGTACTGCTGTCCCAGAGCTGTTTGTGTCCCCTCTGGTGCCTGTGCAGGAGGTGACTCGccatctgctgtgctctgttgcTGCAGGCTTGACTGGCCTGTGCGAACGCTGAGCTTCAGCCATGACGGGAAGATGCTGGCGTCAGCGTCAGAAGATCACTTCATTGACATTGCAGAGGTGGAGACAGGTAATGGTTCTGCTTTTGGGGAGCAGCACGGAGGGAGTTGGAttgagaagggctggtggatctgggaggggactgggagaaTCGGtctgctgagcaggagcctggctgtgcagagcagagcgCCGTGAGGGGGAgcctctgctctgtgtgtggcAGTGTGTGTCATGTCTGAGCTTTGTCACCAGGTGACCCAAAGGCGCTGAAGCAGCGTTtgttcctcctctgccctgcatgggagagaagaggcaggcatttggctctgctgtgtgctACAGGGCAGTACGCAGCATGGGGCTGGAGGCTCTTTGGGCTGATGTGACCCTTTTTCCATGCAGGAGAGAAGCTCTGGGAGGTGCAGTGCGAGTCCCCCACCTTCACAGTGGCCTGGCATCCGAAGAGGCCCCTGCTGGCCTTCGCCTGCGATGACAAGGATGGCAAATACGACAGCAGTCGGGAGGCAGGCACTGTCAAGCTCTTCGGCCTCCCCAATGACTCCTAATGGAACCACACCAGGGGAAGCgatgcctgcctgctctctgggaTGGGAGGGTGCTTAGTTGGTGTAGTCAGGGCAAGGAGGTGGCTCCTCTCCTTgtctgctgggtggtgctgtggctctgccctgcGTACCACTCTCAGGAGCATTTGTGAAAAACCAgcttctgtgctgggcaggatgggGAAGGGGGGTTGCTGGTAGGGCCCACCTCAATGTCTGAGGGCTGCTGCTACCTCTATAGGGTGTATGTAGGGTTGTTCCAAAGGCAAGTGGCCAAAGAAAATCACTGTAGGAGCCTCCTGTGAGAGGACctctgctctggccaggctCCCCAGCAGTGACAAGCTACctgactgtcctcttgttcacagcagcctggtggcaagggcagccctgggagcacagcctgtccctcccCCTCCCGGATGTCTCATGACCCTTCCCCTCACtgggactgcctggggagggtaGAGGATGGGAGTTAGATGCTTcctcaggtggggttttggggttttgtatgtgtggttgttttttctaaTTTTGATAAATCTTCTTCCATAACAAAggtgcctgtggctgctggggggcaagggggcagTTGCTGAGCTACTGTCCTGCgagctcctctcccttcccttcagccCTGGCAAGGCCCTGTGGTCAAGAGGTCTGTCGAGTGACTGTCCCACATTGTCCCCAGCCTATGTCCCCTGTTCTGCACTGTTACCCCACCAGGGGGCGCTGCGCCCCCACGCTGGGATCAGTGACGCCAAGGACAGTGCACAGTGGACGGGGACAGCCGCAGGGACCCATCCCAGTCCCCTAACCCTGATCCCACCTGGCAGCACCCAGTgtggatggagcagggccacGGCCCCAGCTGAACACACGACTTATCACATGCCATGgccaccagccctgggcagagcccttCACTGAACCCCTACCAGAGTGATGAGCGGTGATCCCCAGGCCCCACTCCCCAGGAGAGCCTTGTGGCTTTCCTCCCACCTATGCTAGCCTGCTGGGTTGCAGGGGAAACAGTCACCACGGAGGAGGTGcttgtgcagcctgcctgcaatgGAGACCTTGCCTGCAAGATCTCTATCATTTCCTACCCTAATATTTTCTACTGACAGAAGCTTTTCCAGGTGACTGCTCTGCTGATGCCACCTAGGTAACAGCTGAGCTTTTTGCTGGTAAATGATGGCAAATGAGTCAAGGCTGAGGCTGGCTCTGGATGGAGGCATccagggctgtgccaagctTAAACTGCCAGGAACCTTGCATTGCTGGGGGGCACAAGGTGCCAAATTGCCCAAGGCCTGCCTCATTCCCCAGCTTTGGTGGGGCAGAAAGCTGTGGCCCACCAGAAACATTGCTTGTACCCCAGGGTTACCACCAGTCGTTCTGTGAGGGGAGTCCTGGAGTCAGGATGAGGGACAGAATTCCCTCCACCTTGGGCCTATGGGAGAAGGGCTCACTAGCCCCCATCCCTTTTATCTTGTCCCCAGCCATGGAGAATGTGCCTGTGGGATGGGGGTGTGGGGACGCAGCTGGACTGAGCAGGGCTCTAGGAGCTGCACCTGGCTTCTGTCACCTGTGATCTGgcttggtgctgcccagggtgggtccTGTGGCCTCCCTTAGTTTGATGAGCTGCCAGGTCTCACCCCTTAGGGGGATGGAGGGgcgagggagctggcagagggtaCCAGGGAAGCAATGCttgagaagaggctggagcaATGTACAAATCCCTTTATTTTATTAGTTCGTCAAAGACTAGTTCGAGCAGGATGGTCACAGCATGTCTGCGGGGCCCTGAGCCACCCGCTGCCTCCCGGGAGAACAGCAGGGGGCTATGGCTGGGGAAGCACGGGGACGGGGGAGCAAGGGACGGGCCAGGGTGAGGGCATGCCCCTGCATCTCCCCGTTGAggtgcaagcagcagctcctgggacatGGCTGGGGCACTCGCCCAGGGATCCCTTCCCAGGCCCAGGGGACCCGTGTGTCCAGCGTCAGCTAGGGGCGTGGCTGGACACTCGCAGCCTGGCGGCCCTCAGCCCCGTGCTGGCTTTAttgcagggggcagagcaggggcccCAGCAGCGTGACGGGGCCTCGGCTCAGCGCTGCTGGTGGCCCCAGGGACAGTGGGGACGCGGGGGTGGGAGCGTGAGCAGCGGACACGAGGACGCATGGAGCGATGGGGCGCACCCTGGCACGGAAACACTAATGCGCGAACTGGGGCCAGCAGGGACGAGACAGGGACGAGCGAGCGGTGgggacggggcgggggggacgAGGCAGGGGGGTCCCTGCCCCGCGCGTGCCTTTGTACACGGTCGGCGGAGCTCGATGCCTGCTCCTCCCGGTGCTGAAGTATTGCAGTCTAACTGATATGGCTTTAACTATGGGGCCAGAGATGCGGGGAGGgggggtcccctccaacctcccgATGCTAGGGCACAccgggcagccccgggggaCCCCCGTGCCCGGGGACCGGGGATgggggggagctgtgggcagggcgCCTGGCTTTGTGCTTTGGGCTTAGCCCAGGGCGGAACGGGGCAGGGggatggcagtgctggggacgaGGGCAGGCGAGTGGAGGCCTGCCAGGGTCCCCTGGGAGGGCAAGAGGGGCAAGGCAGGGGGCACGGGGAGCCACCCCGGGGGGGCTGGTAGGGCCTGGAGCGCCCCCAGCCTGCCACGAGGTTACATCAGTGCATTTGGTCCCGGTTCGCCCtctccagccagggctgctccccttTGGCACAGCGTGGTGGGGGGCCCTGCCTGGACGGGACGGGGCGGGTTTTTGGTCTGGTCGggggaaagggcaagaggggtTGGAGAGGGGCTGTGGTGACCCTCCCCGGGGCCAAGGGAACTGATGAAGGGGTCAGAGGAGAAAGGGCGCCCATGCCCCAGCACCCCATGGCAGGGTTGGTGGTGCTGTTACTTCTTGAACATATCCTGCAGTGGGCCAGGCAGATACTTCAGGACCGTGTCCAGGatgctctcttcctcctcctcctcctcatctccacagCCTGCCGGGATTGCCTTCTTGGGGCGCGTCAGGCTGCCCTCACAtggctgctccagtgctgctttctcctctgcctctttctcctccttcttcttcagcCCATACTGTGAAGACACAGGCACTCAGCAGGGCAGGCCGTAGGATCTGTGTGCACTGTGCCCTATGCCATCACCACTTCCTTGGCTCACCCTCACTGCTGTCCATGTCAGCTTCCCACATGCAGGGGAAGTGTGTGCTCACCTTGTCACGGATCTGCTGCCGGACTTTCTCCCGCTCAGCTTCCATGCGGGCGTGCTTGGCTTTCCGCTCCTCTTCCTGTTGGCGCAgggcctcctgcctctcctcctctttcttctgtgCATCGGGATCCTTCTCCTCCTCGCCCCCCAGCATCTTCCCCATGTCCTTGGTGGCCCCTGCACAGAACGAGACCACTGGCTGGTCCCCAAGAGTGCTGCAGCATGATGCTGGCTGCCGAAGTCCCTGCCGAGGCAGGGAGAGCACCGAGCCCCCCAGCAAAGACAAGCAGGGACTGGGACATCCTCAGTGTCACCCATGGCAGAGTCAGCTGCAGATGGGCTCcagaggctgtggggtggggagTACCGTGGGCTGGTTGTGCTGCTCTAGTTTGGCATCAGCTGGGGGagatgccagcagctcctttggagctggcacccaggggaCCCGTTGGGGAATTCCACTTAGTGGCGGGAGAGCCAGGATTCCCCAGCCAGGCGCTGCTGGTGGTGGAAACAGGAAGCCCCAGAGGGCTCTGGTAGCAGCTCCCCACTGCCAGTGACTCTCACTGTGTCTCTGTACCCCCACCATATCCCTCCCATTGCATTCCTCTGGGTGTTGGGCCAGAGTTGCTGCTGAAGAGGGGACTCTGGGGGTAAAAGCACCCACTCACCGCCCAGCGCTTGCTTCATGACGAAGTCCATGGTGccggtgtgtgtgtgtggctagGCCAGTGCCCAGCACTCATGCACTGTTCTCCGGGCTCGCTGACCAGGGCCACCTGTATGGGCAGAGAGGGACATGGTCAGGGttcccacagcccagccatGAGGTATCAGGGCAGTCCCTGGGGCTGCCATTCACACCCTCTGGCATCTCCATCCCCAGATGTCTTCCAGGATGGGCAGAGAGTGCTTCTAGGGGTCCACTGGCAGTGGGGTGGACAGATCTGCCTGCTGACTGCACCTGTTCCCTGCACCTCCTTTCCCAGAGCCTCGCTGACCCGTGGAGGGATCCCAGAGGGAGTTttcatcccagccctgccctcggtggggcagcagcagccccgacgttctgcctgggggctggagggatggGAACCCATCACGGACTGTGTGCCCCTGATTTGGAGTGGAGGGGACAGATCCTACCTGGGAATGCCAGGGCGGCGCAGCCGGCCATGGGGCGCTGCATGTGCCTGTGTCTAGCGCAGTGCATGtactctgcagagggatggagcagtaGCTCTTGGCAGGTTGTGACAGTGTTTAAGGGTTGTAGGCAGCAGTGTGTGACTGTGTGTGTGATTCCTGcgggtgctggggaagggtgaCAGTGTGCAGgacagagtgtgtgtgtgcaccaaGTGTGTGTGGCCGGCTGCTTGCATGTCCTGTGCATGTGTGAGCTGCgtgtgtgagctgtgcttggTCAGGAGGGGTGTTAGtgggtggctgctggctgtgtttgcatgggggcgggggggctgcACAGACGCCTGTGTGTATAAgtttgcagggctgtgagctgcctgtgcctgcggGGTGTGCAAAGCTGCAGCCTATTTGCGAGCTTTGGGTGCTTTGCAAGCTCTGCGGATGCGTGTGCAAGGGCTTGGGGTGGGGAGTGGGTAGAGATTTGcagctgtgtttgtgtgtgctgggtgtgtttgtgtgtgctgggtgtgtttgtgtgtgttgtgtatGCGTGTGTGCCGTGTATGCCTGTGTGTGCCGCATGTGTCTGTGCGTGCTGTGTATGTTTGCACACTGTGCAGGGGGTGCAGGCTGTGTCAGTGTGGGGGGGGCTGCCTGTGCAAGGCTGTGGGTTTGCAGACTGTAGGGGTTGGGGTGCACACACAAATTTGCAGACTGTGTTGTGCATGTGGGGGTGTTACAGGCTGTTtgcatgctctgtgtgtgtgggggggattgcaggaggggtgtgtgtgtgtgtgtggagtgaTGGGTCTGTGCCCGTGCAGCCTGTGTGtcctgtgtgtgttgggggtTGCAGGCTGTGCTCGCAGCCTGCCTGTGAAGGTTgcagtgtgtctgtgtgtgcacacacagtgGGTGCCGCAGCCTCGTGGATCCCCTCACCCCGGCTCCCCAggaccctgctgggctgccGCGGAGCTCCATGAACCAGGACCCGCAGAAGTTTGTTGCTCCCAGGCCCAGGGCACCCCGCGGCATCGGGGTAAGGGGATCCTCCAGGCAGtactgtgctgagctgcagggccgACGGAGGGCTTAGGGAACACTGGGGACGTGGGGACACCGGGAGGCGCCGGGACACCGTTTCCGCATGGTGGGTGCAGGGGACAGTGGGGAATACTGGGACATGGGGAGGGCATCAGAATACTGGGGCcgcgggggtgtgtgtgtgcgaCACGGGGGCACATGAGGGAAAACACAGGGTGCAGAGACACACCGACGCAGGGTTGGGGCGGGCACAGCAGACGGGGGCGAGCACCGACAGGTGCCAGGACATCGGGTCCGCACAGGCTGCAGCGACGCAGGGGACACGGGGGGGCGCCGGGAGCGCGGGGGACAGCGGGGACATGGGACGTAGGGGACACTCGGCATGCCGGGGACACCGACACCGCAGCGAGGTGAGGAGCCCGGGGGACAGACCGCGGCGGAGGGGGGACACGCAGACACAGGGAAGAGGACGCGTAGGGGGACCCGGATCGGGGGACACGCACCGGGGGCGCAGGGGACATCGGGGACACGGGGGAGGACGCGGGGGGGGGAACTCGCAAGgacaggggaagggagggagccgaggtggggggtgggcgcGAAGGGGACGCGGTGCCGCGGGGACCCgccacccccctgcccagtGGATGCGGCGTGGggccccgcccgccgcccgGGGCAGCCCGGGGCCGCAGCGGCGGCGCTGTCCCTTCAGCACCGGCACGGCGCGGCACTCACCGGCTCCGCCGCCGCTCTCCGCTGCCGCCGCTCCGCCCTCCCGCCCCGCCTCGCCCCGCCCCTCCGCGGCCcagccccctcccgcccccggCGGCACGCGTGGGCCCGCCCGGGGTGACGCCCCCCGCCCCGACACCTCACAGCCTGGTCTCCCCCACGCCGGGGGGatgcaggacacacagcctacCCCCTCTGGAGAAACGCCGCACGACCCCCAAGAAAACGTCCCGGTACCCGGGAGAGAGCGGCCCGCGGAGCCCCGCACCGCTCCCAAGGATGCGGACGGGGCTCTCCTAAACCCCTCCTCGCACTCCCGCAGTGGCCTGCGTGGGGTCAATGATTCACCTCCGCGGCAATTAATGGGCAAAGTGAGGCATTAATCAGCCGGAGCcgcaggggagctgtgcctcCGGGATCCCACAACCCCTGCTCCCATACCCGGCACCCCAAACCACAGCACCCCGTTCCCCTCCGCAGCGTTGTGGGACGGCTGCGGGAGTTTGATTAAAGTCCCTGATCAATCACCTCGGCCCCAGTGCCAGCGGAGGCTTCagctttggattttttttgttgctgcccaCCGCGAGGGAGTCCCCGGGTGGAGGGTGATCAGGCAGAACTTATGTGATGGCGTCGAGGCCATGACATCCACGGAGCACTGGGTCTGCTCCAGCGAGGGGGTGCTTTGGCTGGAAACAGAGGTtatctccctgcccagcccccctgcattTGTCTGAAGCAAGATGGGCTCTAGCaacccctcctgtcccctctcAGCTGGGTTTTTCTGTCCTTATCCCAGTGCATGGACAGGTGCTGGGACAGGTGTGCACCCCAttgccagccctggcaccctgcagaggggcagccGCTGCCTTCTAATT encodes:
- the THOC3 gene encoding THO complex subunit 3, whose product is MALSPYVQAMQELFRANTRSREFPAHGAKVHSVAWSCCGRRLASGSFDKTASVFLLEKDRLVKENNYRGHGDSVDQLCWHPSNPDLFVTASGDKTIRIWDVRTTKCIATVNTKGENINICWSPDGQTIAVGNKDDVVTFIDAKTHRSKAEEQFKFEVNEISWNNDNNMFFLTNGNGCINILSYPELKPIQSINAHPSNCICIKFDPMGKYFATGSADALVSLWDVDELVCVRCFSRLDWPVRTLSFSHDGKMLASASEDHFIDIAEVETGEKLWEVQCESPTFTVAWHPKRPLLAFACDDKDGKYDSSREAGTVKLFGLPNDS
- the CPLX2 gene encoding complexin-2, producing MDFVMKQALGGATKDMGKMLGGEEEKDPDAQKKEEERQEALRQQEEERKAKHARMEAEREKVRQQIRDKYGLKKKEEKEAEEKAALEQPCEGSLTRPKKAIPAGCGDEEEEEEESILDTVLKYLPGPLQDMFKK